A part of Thermotoga petrophila RKU-1 genomic DNA contains:
- a CDS encoding radical SAM/SPASM domain-containing protein, with the protein MRNPPFIVEYELTLRCNFRCKHCYCKAGKPHPEELSFEEIKELILDMKELGTWALDIVGGEPLLHPQILDILAFGKEVGQRLMINTNGSLATKEMVQKIKKANPDVLVGVSLEGPEPETNDFVRGIGNFERAVQGIKNFVSEGLQITILNVINRRNWRKFENMVKLALELGVNALYVDRFIPVGRGMIHARELDMNPEEWKVAIKHVLGVIENYKDCLTFYVEESISGRPCSAGITHASVLVDGTVVPCGHFRYRKEFYMGNVKEKKFSEIWNEYTPIPSPTSCQQCPILNECGGGCKAYYLLRGREKDEALCSLNKARYNIK; encoded by the coding sequence ATGCGAAATCCACCTTTCATCGTGGAATACGAACTGACACTGCGATGTAACTTCAGGTGCAAACACTGCTACTGCAAGGCTGGAAAGCCCCATCCTGAAGAGTTGAGTTTTGAAGAAATAAAAGAACTGATACTTGACATGAAAGAACTGGGCACCTGGGCTCTCGATATTGTAGGTGGCGAACCTCTCCTCCATCCTCAAATACTGGATATTCTTGCCTTTGGAAAAGAGGTCGGACAGCGTCTCATGATCAACACCAACGGATCGCTTGCCACCAAGGAAATGGTACAGAAAATAAAAAAGGCCAATCCCGACGTGCTTGTTGGTGTTTCTCTTGAAGGCCCAGAGCCCGAGACCAACGATTTTGTGAGAGGAATCGGAAACTTCGAAAGAGCTGTTCAGGGCATCAAAAACTTCGTAAGTGAAGGGCTTCAAATCACCATTTTAAATGTGATAAACAGGAGAAATTGGAGGAAATTCGAAAACATGGTAAAACTCGCACTGGAACTGGGAGTTAATGCTCTGTACGTAGATAGGTTCATACCAGTCGGAAGGGGCATGATCCATGCAAGAGAACTGGATATGAATCCAGAGGAATGGAAAGTAGCTATAAAACACGTTCTTGGAGTGATAGAAAACTACAAAGACTGCTTGACATTTTACGTGGAAGAATCCATATCGGGAAGGCCGTGTTCCGCAGGAATCACGCACGCGTCGGTTCTGGTCGATGGCACAGTTGTTCCCTGTGGTCACTTCAGATATAGAAAGGAATTCTACATGGGGAACGTGAAAGAAAAGAAATTCTCGGAAATCTGGAACGAGTACACTCCTATTCCTTCCCCAACTTCCTGTCAGCAGTGTCCTATCCTGAACGAATGTGGTGGTGGTTGCAAAGCTTACTATCTGCTGAGAGGACGCGAAAAAGACGAAGCCCTCTGTTCTCTGAACAAAGCTCGATACAACATAAAGTAA
- a CDS encoding radical SAM protein, producing MAVGGIKGMIYHQAGKLVGSFVKNAEVETLGKIFGTLSMFTKEPAKSGLRKLADLAKERHPMVMSWVNVFKKASPKCVEGVINNLIINEFALGEPIRQEKMHEYKTVLPKLLVLSPTYACNLNCVGCYAGLYGRKYELSHDEVRDILKQANDLGIYFFIITGGEPFFWPHLMDIFEEFKDSYFLVYSNGTLIKEETAKKLSELGNVTVSISVEGFETDTDWRRGRGIFKRILEAWERLRRHGVIFGASVTATRMNHDTIMKDDFWDFLQEQGVSYVWIYQFMPVGMNPTMDLVPTPQQRYERFHKLEQLRLSGRFAFVADFWNHGFLTNGCLAAGAKYLHINAKGYVEPCVFQQFAVDSIREKKLIDILRSPFFEAYKRMIPYSDNLFRPCPIIDNPKVFRAMVRAFNAKPQHEGSERVITDLAPELDKLAAEWKKYADKLWYEEGYSEIYPANRGVYSYEVRMRKYADKEKLLAVDKRYRD from the coding sequence ATGGCAGTAGGTGGAATCAAAGGAATGATCTATCACCAGGCGGGAAAACTCGTCGGTTCATTCGTTAAAAACGCTGAAGTGGAAACTCTTGGAAAGATCTTCGGTACTTTGAGCATGTTCACGAAGGAGCCCGCGAAGAGCGGCCTTCGAAAACTGGCTGACCTCGCAAAAGAAAGACATCCCATGGTGATGTCATGGGTGAACGTTTTCAAAAAAGCAAGTCCAAAGTGTGTTGAAGGGGTTATAAACAACCTGATCATCAACGAGTTCGCTCTCGGAGAACCTATCAGGCAGGAAAAGATGCACGAGTACAAAACGGTGCTCCCAAAACTCCTCGTTCTGAGCCCTACATACGCCTGTAATCTGAACTGCGTTGGGTGCTATGCGGGACTTTACGGTAGAAAATACGAGCTCTCCCACGATGAAGTCAGAGACATCTTGAAACAGGCCAACGACCTGGGAATATACTTCTTCATCATCACCGGTGGTGAGCCCTTCTTCTGGCCTCACCTGATGGACATATTCGAAGAATTCAAGGACAGTTACTTCTTGGTCTACAGCAATGGAACTCTGATAAAAGAAGAAACCGCTAAGAAACTCTCAGAACTCGGAAATGTGACGGTTTCGATATCTGTGGAGGGTTTCGAAACTGACACAGACTGGAGAAGAGGAAGGGGAATATTCAAAAGAATCCTCGAAGCTTGGGAAAGACTCAGAAGACACGGTGTGATCTTTGGAGCTTCAGTGACAGCAACACGAATGAACCACGATACCATCATGAAGGATGATTTCTGGGATTTCCTCCAAGAACAGGGAGTCTCTTACGTGTGGATTTACCAGTTCATGCCTGTGGGAATGAATCCAACGATGGATCTTGTTCCCACACCGCAACAGAGATACGAAAGATTCCACAAACTTGAACAGCTCAGACTCAGCGGAAGATTCGCTTTCGTTGCCGATTTCTGGAACCACGGATTTCTCACTAACGGCTGTCTCGCAGCGGGTGCCAAGTACCTCCACATAAACGCAAAGGGTTACGTGGAACCTTGCGTCTTCCAGCAGTTCGCGGTGGACAGCATCCGCGAGAAAAAACTCATCGACATTCTGAGATCACCGTTCTTCGAAGCTTACAAGAGGATGATCCCCTACAGTGACAATCTCTTCAGACCGTGTCCAATAATCGACAATCCGAAAGTCTTCAGAGCCATGGTGAGGGCGTTCAACGCAAAACCACAGCACGAGGGATCCGAAAGGGTCATCACAGATCTTGCACCCGAGTTGGACAAACTCGCGGCCGAATGGAAGAAATACGCCGACAAACTCTGGTACGAAGAAGGGTACTCTGAGATCTATCCAGCCAACAGGGGAGTTTACAGTTACGAAGTGAGAATGAGAAAGTACGCGGACAAAGAAAAGCTTCTCGCGGTGGACAAACGCTACAGGGACTGA